The Spirosoma foliorum genome has a window encoding:
- a CDS encoding DUF819 family protein, producing the protein MQPLITNDAIILGIFLVVLTLIFKTSQSAHPFWVRAYTYVPALLLCYIFPATMNSLGIISGEQSSLYKLSTNYLLPAALVLLTSTADLRSIMRLGKKALITFLSGTIGIIVGAPIAFVIVMWLIPGFREQAIANEYWKGLVTISGSWIGGSSSQLALKEIYGCSEALFAIILVVDAVVSTSWTACLIWGAAYRDKIDEWLHADNSSIEEVKQRILAYKEEADRPANLLDLSTILALGFGGGALAHALAYGISTTLQPYKASLTAYGLDPFTSNFLWVVILSTSLGIILSFTPLRKLEKLGTTDLATLFVYFLIMTIGMRLDLSNLGGNMGLFLVAVIWMLIHVLFMLVTARMIKAPYFFVAVGSQANIGGVSTAPAVASVFHPALAPVGVLLAVLSHVLGVYGGLITGWLMRLMM; encoded by the coding sequence ATGCAGCCACTAATCACCAACGACGCAATTATTTTAGGCATTTTTCTAGTTGTACTGACCCTGATTTTCAAAACATCGCAGTCGGCCCACCCCTTCTGGGTTCGGGCCTACACCTATGTTCCGGCCTTGCTGCTGTGTTACATTTTTCCGGCTACGATGAATAGCTTAGGCATTATTTCGGGCGAGCAATCAAGTCTTTATAAATTGTCAACAAACTACCTGTTGCCTGCCGCTTTAGTATTACTCACCTCCACTGCCGACTTGCGTTCGATTATGCGACTGGGCAAAAAAGCGCTGATCACGTTCTTATCTGGAACGATAGGAATTATCGTAGGAGCCCCAATCGCTTTCGTTATAGTCATGTGGCTGATACCCGGATTTCGGGAGCAAGCCATTGCCAACGAATACTGGAAGGGCCTGGTAACCATTTCGGGGAGCTGGATTGGCGGCAGCAGCAGTCAGTTGGCCTTGAAGGAGATTTATGGATGCAGCGAAGCGTTGTTTGCCATTATTCTGGTCGTCGACGCGGTTGTATCAACGAGTTGGACGGCCTGCCTAATTTGGGGAGCTGCTTATCGGGATAAAATTGATGAGTGGCTCCACGCCGATAACAGCTCCATTGAGGAAGTAAAACAGCGAATTCTGGCTTATAAAGAAGAAGCCGATCGGCCAGCCAATTTACTGGATTTAAGCACGATTCTGGCACTAGGTTTCGGGGGTGGAGCCTTGGCACACGCTCTGGCCTACGGAATATCAACCACTTTGCAACCATACAAGGCGTCATTAACCGCCTACGGTTTAGACCCATTCACGTCTAATTTTCTTTGGGTCGTTATTCTGTCAACGTCGCTTGGCATCATTCTCTCATTCACCCCATTGCGCAAACTCGAAAAACTCGGCACCACCGATCTGGCTACGTTATTTGTCTACTTCCTGATTATGACCATCGGCATGCGGCTCGACCTCTCCAACCTGGGCGGGAATATGGGCTTGTTCTTAGTGGCAGTTATCTGGATGCTTATTCACGTTCTGTTTATGTTAGTGACGGCTCGCATGATCAAAGCGCCCTATTTCTTTGTGGCAGTTGGGAGTCAGGCAAACATTGGTGGCGTATCGACAGCGCCAGCTGTAGCCTCGGTTTTCCATCCGGCCCTGGCTCCCGTAGGTGTATTGCTGGCAGTGCTGAGCCACGTATTAGGCGTATATGGTGGGTTGATTACGGGCTGGCTGATGCGTTTGATGATGTAG
- a CDS encoding LacI family DNA-binding transcriptional regulator, with amino-acid sequence MKTTTIKDIALALNISTSTVSRALRDSSEIGIETKRKVLELAHQLDYNPNPVALSLLNSQSHDIGVIVPEISNPFFAIAIAGIEDVAFAQGYHVVIYQSHEDYEREVLNVKHIANRKKDGLLVSIATETKDYSHFKSLHERGFPIVFFDRICEEIDTHKVLVDDFEGAYMATEHLIKQGCERIAHLSGPEHLLISRRRLHGYRAALLDYGKPINDDWVMASPYNANNSLEVARTLLAKPDRPDGIFASSDNIAIGCHAAIVEAGLSMPDEIALIGFSDLPISALLNPPLSSVSQPAFEMGRSAAELLINLIKNPGKYTTPISNVLKTSLMARKSSLRKGAVK; translated from the coding sequence ATGAAAACCACAACTATAAAAGATATTGCACTGGCGTTAAATATCTCGACATCAACGGTGTCGAGGGCGTTGCGGGACAGTTCGGAGATTGGTATTGAGACGAAAAGAAAGGTGTTAGAACTGGCTCATCAGCTGGACTATAACCCTAATCCGGTGGCCTTGAGCCTACTTAACAGCCAGAGTCACGATATTGGTGTAATTGTGCCGGAAATCTCCAATCCCTTCTTTGCTATCGCTATTGCGGGTATTGAAGATGTTGCCTTTGCGCAGGGCTATCACGTTGTGATTTACCAAAGTCATGAAGATTACGAGCGGGAGGTGTTGAATGTAAAACACATTGCCAATCGAAAAAAGGATGGACTTTTAGTATCAATTGCCACAGAAACGAAAGATTATTCACATTTCAAAAGCTTGCATGAGCGCGGATTTCCTATCGTCTTTTTTGACCGAATCTGCGAAGAAATCGATACGCACAAGGTACTGGTCGATGATTTTGAAGGCGCTTACATGGCTACCGAACATCTGATAAAACAGGGTTGTGAGCGTATTGCTCATCTTTCAGGACCGGAACACCTGCTAATCAGCCGACGGCGATTGCATGGCTATCGGGCTGCTTTGCTGGATTATGGAAAACCCATTAACGATGACTGGGTAATGGCGTCGCCCTACAATGCCAATAATTCATTGGAGGTTGCCCGTACATTATTGGCCAAACCGGACCGGCCTGATGGGATTTTTGCCTCCAGCGACAACATTGCCATTGGCTGTCATGCCGCTATTGTGGAAGCAGGCTTATCGATGCCCGACGAAATCGCCTTGATTGGGTTTTCGGATTTGCCGATCTCTGCCCTGTTGAATCCACCCCTCAGTTCGGTGTCGCAGCCTGCGTTCGAAATGGGCCGTTCTGCCGCCGAACTATTAATTAACCTGATCAAAAATCCGGGCAAATACACAACGCCAATCAGTAACGTATTGAAAACGAGTCTGATGGCCCGAAAATCATCATTGCGAAAGGGAGCTGTAAAATAA
- a CDS encoding RagB/SusD family nutrient uptake outer membrane protein: MDTKYDVAWKPEYYFFAIPQTAIDNNPKLIQNNTWGGAFDPLK; this comes from the coding sequence TTGGATACGAAGTATGATGTCGCCTGGAAACCAGAGTATTATTTCTTCGCTATTCCACAAACGGCTATCGATAACAACCCCAAACTGATTCAGAATAACACCTGGGGCGGTGCTTTCGACCCATTGAAATAA